A single genomic interval of Microbacterium sp. LWO14-1.2 harbors:
- a CDS encoding bifunctional riboflavin kinase/FAD synthetase encodes MIVFRDPRDVPQGFGPSAVAIGKFDGVHAGHRAVIRRLKEAAAASGVDAVAVTFDRNPLAVLRPDRCPENVVTVERKLELLAELDLDATLVLTFDEDLAALTAEDFVADILVGALHVSTVLVGEDFRFGRGGAGTPALLRELAPQYGFTVEVVDDVYLDDSERRVSSTWIRELLIAGDVTTAARVLDRNVDVRGEVVHGLKRGRELGYPTANLSATVDSFVPADGVYAGWLVDHDTGIRHRAAISVGTNPTFDDVMRRQVEAHVIGETGLDLYGHDVTVEFVERLRGMVAFEGIEKLKEQMAGDVVEAERVLGRTLH; translated from the coding sequence GTGATCGTCTTCCGCGACCCCCGGGACGTGCCGCAGGGGTTCGGCCCCTCGGCCGTCGCGATCGGCAAGTTCGACGGCGTGCACGCGGGGCATCGCGCGGTGATCCGCCGTCTGAAAGAGGCGGCTGCCGCATCCGGCGTGGATGCCGTCGCCGTGACCTTCGATCGCAACCCTCTGGCCGTCCTGCGGCCCGACCGCTGCCCTGAGAACGTCGTCACGGTGGAGCGCAAGCTCGAACTGCTCGCCGAGCTCGACCTCGACGCGACGCTCGTCCTGACCTTCGACGAGGACCTCGCGGCGCTCACGGCGGAGGACTTCGTCGCCGACATCCTCGTCGGAGCGCTCCACGTCTCGACCGTGCTGGTCGGCGAGGACTTCCGCTTCGGGCGTGGGGGAGCGGGCACCCCCGCCCTGCTGCGCGAGCTCGCGCCGCAGTACGGCTTCACGGTCGAGGTCGTCGACGACGTCTACCTCGACGACTCGGAGCGCCGGGTGTCGTCGACCTGGATCCGCGAGCTGCTGATCGCCGGCGACGTCACGACCGCGGCTCGCGTGCTCGATCGCAACGTCGACGTCCGAGGCGAAGTGGTGCACGGTCTCAAGCGGGGCCGTGAACTCGGTTATCCGACCGCCAACCTGTCGGCGACCGTCGACTCGTTCGTGCCCGCGGACGGCGTCTACGCCGGCTGGCTCGTCGATCACGACACGGGTATCCGCCATCGTGCAGCGATCTCGGTCGGCACCAACCCCACGTTCGACGACGTGATGAGGCGCCAGGTCGAGGCGCACGTGATCGGCGAGACCGGCCTCGACCTCTACGGCCACGACGTCACCGTGGAGTTCGTCGAGCGACTGCGGGGGATGGTCGCCTTCGAAGGCATCGAGAAGCTCAAGGAGCAGATGGCCGGTGACGTCGTCGAGGCCGAGCGGGTGCTGGGTCGTACCCTGCACTGA
- a CDS encoding ATP-dependent 6-phosphofructokinase, whose product MKIGILTSGGDCPGLNAVIRGIVLKGTTTYDLEFVGIRDGWRGVVDGDFFPLTRHEVKGLSKVGGTILGTSRTNPYEGERGGAENIAKTLYGHKIDGIIAIGGEGTLAAADRLAKDGINVIGVPKTIDNDLRATDYSFGFDTAVNIATDAMDRLRTTGDSHQRCMVAEVMGRHVGWIALHAGMAAGAHAILIPEVPQTLEEITALVTSAHDRGRAPLVVVSEGFKLQGMDEAYSDKGLDAFNRPRLGGIGDQLAPEIERITGIETRATILGHIQRGGSPSAFDRVLATRLGLHAADAIVDGAWGQMVAMQGTDIVRVPFAEALGELNTVPRSRYDEAAALFG is encoded by the coding sequence ATGAAGATCGGCATCCTGACGAGCGGCGGCGACTGCCCCGGACTCAACGCGGTCATCCGCGGCATCGTGCTCAAGGGCACCACCACCTACGACCTCGAGTTCGTCGGCATCCGCGACGGCTGGCGCGGCGTGGTCGACGGGGACTTCTTCCCGCTCACCCGTCACGAGGTGAAGGGTCTCTCGAAGGTCGGCGGCACGATCCTCGGCACCAGCCGGACGAACCCGTACGAGGGCGAGCGCGGCGGCGCCGAGAACATCGCCAAGACGCTCTACGGCCACAAGATCGACGGCATCATCGCGATCGGCGGCGAGGGGACCCTCGCTGCGGCCGACCGTCTCGCGAAGGACGGCATCAACGTCATCGGCGTGCCGAAGACGATCGACAACGACCTGCGAGCCACCGACTACTCGTTCGGCTTCGACACCGCCGTCAACATCGCCACGGATGCGATGGACCGCCTCCGCACGACCGGCGACTCGCATCAGCGCTGCATGGTCGCCGAGGTCATGGGGCGGCACGTCGGGTGGATCGCCCTGCACGCCGGCATGGCGGCGGGCGCGCACGCGATCCTCATCCCGGAGGTGCCGCAGACCCTCGAGGAGATCACCGCCCTCGTCACGAGCGCACACGACCGCGGACGCGCTCCGCTCGTCGTCGTCTCCGAGGGGTTCAAGCTGCAGGGCATGGACGAGGCCTACAGCGACAAAGGCCTCGACGCCTTCAACCGTCCTCGCCTCGGAGGCATCGGCGACCAGCTGGCGCCGGAGATCGAGCGGATCACCGGCATCGAGACACGTGCGACGATCCTCGGTCACATCCAGCGCGGCGGTTCGCCGTCGGCCTTCGACCGCGTGCTCGCGACGCGCCTCGGCCTGCACGCCGCCGACGCGATCGTCGACGGAGCCTGGGGTCAGATGGTCGCCATGCAGGGCACCGACATCGTCCGCGTGCCTTTCGCCGAAGCGCTCGGCGAACTCAACACGGTTCCGCGCAGCCGCTACGACGAGGCCGCAGCGCTCTTCGGCTGA
- a CDS encoding DEAD/DEAH box helicase: MPTTATAAPRRKKTSRRDDEAPLIPILARKVREIEAKSQRGKLGPTNRVKFQVIAFLVREERARVKADGEITDAARAELLKRLDGVATILAKTAARDTSLIQLLEADQATSPVAKRMRRDWLLESGAELAPEELIIADIAPIQVPVVPAAIAERQVTPPSVEARQLANPFLAPDLTPRATTTPRRRLDGWELMGPLYKAFETGAGGSAASMELPPAPEFDHLSPKGLEVMVHQSRFLEAVRAGHRSFLLADEPGLGKTAQSVLAASVAGAYPLLVVVPNVVKMNWAREVERWTPQRRATVIQGDGDDIDAFADVFIVNYEILDRHMSWLASIGLRGMVVDEAHFIKNLSSQRSQNVLSLASRVRERTPGGKPLLLALTGTPLINDVEDFDAIWRFLGWTTGEKPGPELMEKLDATGLTPADKSFYPEARDAVISMGIVRRKKKDVAADLPDKLIADLPVQLDDEFGRSIRQAERELGERLAARYRRIIEARGDRGLAPGEIDDDIVRLVAQNELEESKAAGTGGDNVFTMVRRIGQAKAQLAADYAAQLQRSVGKVVFFAKHIDVMDQAEAHFAAAGIRSVSIRGDQTTTTRQQAIDDFNGDPEVGIAVCSLTAAGVGLNLQAASNVVLAELSWTAAEQTQAIDRVHRIGQGEPVTAWRIIAAHTVDTKIAELIDQKQGLAARALDGEATDEAAAEPVQLGALMHLLRQALGGA, translated from the coding sequence ATGCCGACCACGGCAACCGCCGCCCCGCGGCGCAAGAAGACATCCCGACGCGACGATGAGGCACCCCTCATCCCGATCCTCGCGCGCAAGGTGCGCGAGATCGAGGCGAAGTCGCAGCGAGGCAAGCTCGGCCCGACGAACCGGGTGAAGTTCCAGGTCATCGCGTTCCTGGTCCGCGAAGAGCGCGCGCGCGTCAAGGCCGACGGCGAGATCACCGACGCCGCGCGCGCCGAGCTGCTCAAGCGTCTCGACGGCGTGGCGACGATCCTCGCGAAGACGGCGGCGCGAGACACCTCCCTCATCCAGCTGCTTGAGGCGGATCAGGCGACGTCACCCGTCGCCAAGCGCATGCGCCGCGACTGGCTGCTCGAGTCGGGCGCCGAGCTGGCACCCGAGGAGCTGATCATCGCGGATATCGCGCCGATCCAGGTCCCCGTCGTCCCGGCCGCGATCGCGGAACGCCAGGTGACGCCCCCGTCGGTCGAGGCGCGCCAGCTCGCTAACCCGTTCCTCGCCCCCGACCTCACGCCTCGTGCGACCACGACCCCGCGCCGCCGGCTCGACGGCTGGGAGCTGATGGGCCCGCTGTACAAGGCGTTCGAGACGGGCGCCGGCGGATCGGCCGCCAGCATGGAACTCCCGCCCGCGCCCGAGTTCGACCACCTCTCGCCCAAGGGCCTCGAGGTGATGGTGCACCAGTCGCGCTTCCTCGAAGCGGTGCGCGCCGGACACCGAAGCTTCCTGCTCGCCGACGAGCCCGGCCTGGGCAAGACCGCGCAGTCGGTGCTCGCGGCATCCGTCGCCGGCGCCTATCCGCTGCTCGTCGTCGTGCCGAACGTGGTGAAGATGAACTGGGCTCGCGAGGTCGAGCGGTGGACGCCGCAGCGTCGAGCCACGGTGATCCAGGGCGACGGCGACGACATCGACGCCTTCGCGGACGTGTTCATCGTCAACTACGAGATCCTCGACCGGCACATGTCGTGGCTCGCGTCGATCGGCCTGCGCGGCATGGTGGTCGACGAGGCGCACTTCATCAAGAACCTCTCCTCGCAGCGGTCGCAGAACGTGCTGTCGCTCGCATCGCGAGTACGGGAGCGGACCCCCGGTGGCAAGCCGCTGCTCCTCGCGCTGACCGGCACCCCGCTCATCAACGACGTCGAGGACTTCGACGCCATCTGGCGGTTCCTCGGCTGGACCACGGGCGAGAAGCCGGGTCCCGAGCTGATGGAGAAGCTGGACGCTACCGGCCTGACGCCGGCCGACAAGTCGTTCTACCCGGAGGCGCGCGATGCCGTGATCTCGATGGGCATCGTCCGGCGCAAGAAGAAGGACGTCGCCGCCGACCTGCCGGACAAGCTCATCGCCGATCTGCCGGTGCAGCTCGACGACGAGTTCGGGCGCAGCATCCGCCAGGCCGAGCGCGAACTGGGGGAGCGGCTCGCCGCCCGCTATCGGCGCATCATCGAGGCGCGCGGCGACCGCGGTCTCGCACCCGGCGAGATCGACGACGACATCGTGCGTCTCGTCGCGCAGAACGAGCTGGAGGAGTCGAAAGCCGCCGGTACGGGCGGTGACAACGTCTTCACCATGGTGCGGCGCATCGGTCAGGCCAAGGCGCAGCTCGCCGCCGACTACGCCGCTCAGCTGCAGCGGTCGGTCGGCAAGGTCGTCTTCTTCGCCAAGCACATCGACGTCATGGACCAGGCCGAGGCGCACTTCGCCGCAGCCGGGATCCGCTCGGTGTCGATCCGCGGCGACCAGACCACGACCACGCGTCAGCAGGCGATCGATGACTTCAACGGCGACCCCGAGGTGGGTATCGCCGTCTGCTCGCTCACGGCCGCCGGTGTCGGTCTGAACCTGCAGGCGGCCTCGAACGTCGTGCTCGCCGAGCTGTCGTGGACGGCCGCCGAGCAGACGCAGGCCATCGACCGTGTGCACCGCATCGGTCAGGGCGAGCCGGTCACGGCATGGCGCATCATCGCCGCGCACACCGTCGACACGAAGATCGCCGAGCTCATCGACCAGAAGCAGGGGCTCGCGGCTCGCGCGCTCGACGGCGAGGCGACCGACGAGGCCGCAGCGGAGCCCGTGCAGCTCGGGGCCCTCATGCATCTGCTGCGTCAGGCGCTCGGCGGAGCCTGA